DNA from Brachyspira aalborgi:
TAACCTTAAATAAATATTTTTGTTTACTCATAAAATACTCCTTGTAAGGCTCAAAGCCTTTACATTATTTATACTCTCTGTATATAAGATAATAAATTTTTTTAAATAGTCAAGAACTTTTTTTAAATTTTTTCTAATTTTTTTAATATTTACATAATATTTTTTAATTTTTCATAATGTTTTTCAATGATTTTTATAAAGAATATAGATTTAAATCAAAAAAAATTATTTTCATTAATATTTATTTATAAGTTAGAAAGAATAATATAAATATTAAAAATAAATAATTGAAATAAATTAAAAAAACCTATATAATCATTTAATAATTTCAGAAAAAGGAAATTTTTAATTATGAAAACAGACAGAGAAGAATTAGAAGCGCTTTTATATCAAACAAGATTAAGAATAGAAGAAAATCAAAAAGAAGAAATGTTAAGCAGATTAAATAAAGATTTGGAATTTATTGAAGATTTATTTGAGGTTAATGTTGAAAATATTCCGCCTCTTTATCATGTAATCGATTTGCCCGAATATTTAAGAGAAGATGAAGCAGGAGAAACTTTAGACAATCAAACTATAATGAATCTTTGCAGAAGCGGAGAATACGGTTATATAGTCGTTCCTGCAGTTCCAGCGGCTTTAGAAAATAGCGAGCATCAGGCAAAAAAGATTTCTAAATAAAAATCGTTAAAATAATGAAAGAAAAAACAAATTTTTTTATATTCAAAATAGCGGTTTTATGGAAAATTTTTGTAAGACTTATTTTAGGATTTATAATCGCTTTTTTTATTTTTGGAATAATTACTATATTTGTAAGATTCGATAAAATGAAAAGTTCCGCCATGTCAAATTCTACAAAAAATTCTATAGAAAAAAACGAAACTGTTATAACTTCAAAATTAAGATATGCGATTGCAATAAAACCTTTCGTATCTTCTCTAACAGGAAAAACAATTATATTTTCAAGACCTAAACGAGGAGATATAATATTTATGACAGACCCAAGAAGTTCGAGAGAAAATTTTATAAAAAGATTTTTTTCTTATGTTATTTATTTTGCAACTTTTGGAAATGTCAATATTTCTAAAAAAAGATATTTGATAAAAAGAGTTATCGGGCTTCCAAATGAAACTATAGAAATAAGAGAAAAAAAAGTTTATATCAACGGAAGTTTTTTAGAAGAATCTTGGGCTAATATAAATAACGATTTGCGATTTTTAAATTCTGAAGTTTCGGGAAGAGATAATTTTGGACCTTATATTATCGGCTATAACGAATATTTTGTTCTTTCGGATAACAGAGATTACGGATACGACAGCAGAGATTTTGGAAGCGTCAATTTTTCTTTTATAAACGGAAAAGTAATTAATCGTTAATATTTGAATTTCTATATTTTCTATAATATAATTTTTGCGAATTTTATTTTTTTATTTTTAATTTGGAGTTTTTAAAATGCGATTTAATATAAAATTTAATTATACTCATACTTTATATGCAAGTTATCTTTGTTATATAAATCAAGCTATGGTTAATATATTTCCAACTTTGATTTTTATAGCTTTTCAAAAACAATTTGGCATTTCGATTGAAAGAATAGCTTTTTTAATTTCTTTTAATTTTATAATTCAAGTTATTGTAGATTTTTTATCCGCTAAATTTGTAGATAAAATAGGATATA
Protein-coding regions in this window:
- the gatC gene encoding Asp-tRNA(Asn)/Glu-tRNA(Gln) amidotransferase subunit GatC, translated to MKTDREELEALLYQTRLRIEENQKEEMLSRLNKDLEFIEDLFEVNVENIPPLYHVIDLPEYLREDEAGETLDNQTIMNLCRSGEYGYIVVPAVPAALENSEHQAKKISK
- the lepB gene encoding signal peptidase I, producing the protein MKEKTNFFIFKIAVLWKIFVRLILGFIIAFFIFGIITIFVRFDKMKSSAMSNSTKNSIEKNETVITSKLRYAIAIKPFVSSLTGKTIIFSRPKRGDIIFMTDPRSSRENFIKRFFSYVIYFATFGNVNISKKRYLIKRVIGLPNETIEIREKKVYINGSFLEESWANINNDLRFLNSEVSGRDNFGPYIIGYNEYFVLSDNRDYGYDSRDFGSVNFSFINGKVINR